A part of Solibacillus sp. FSL H8-0538 genomic DNA contains:
- a CDS encoding DUF262 domain-containing protein, with translation MEDKLKILQIEKIFSDVKYTIPIYQRNYAWEETHIQQLIDDIYTSNDSYFLGTLIVNQKDTDIYEVIDGQQRLTTLYLLEKYLEINILKDSLYFEAREKSNRTLSIIGTEEMNNVLEELQSEELMRGFDIIKDYFNSSKIDPSSFKQKLSNVQLIRIQVPQDIDLNHYFEIMNTRGEQLEFHEIAKAKLLSKLKTKEDKKAGSLIWDACANMDSYIQMNFDLKTRAELFLRDWTMLDLQIDTFDKARDKMLTKQADLTTEGTKTLLEILTDGKLTKNEDSQTFEENERFESIISFPNFILQVNKVISKDAEDESMLDDKNFLVNLRNNWDSEENSKHFLFSLLKCRVLFDRFIIKREFVKDYKEQGKWSLQRLKSYKDGNRSWRPTYVGTFNGEDNKNKHLRTLQSCLRITYTSPKTMHWISLALKDVMDDKGSNLIEILEKYCKDKIKSSKYESASGFNFERIVFTYLDYVLYRDGYSYKKKLIISPFKDDWQFQFRNSIEHFHPQNPVEGERTLKWGQNDLNAFGNLALITVSGNSKFSNLLPNSKVNSYSSVIQQSLKLKIMDQMMILNGGKWDQEVSEKHKDEMFNILSNELSK, from the coding sequence ATGGAGGATAAATTAAAGATTTTACAAATAGAAAAGATATTTAGTGATGTAAAGTATACAATTCCTATATATCAGAGAAATTATGCCTGGGAAGAAACGCATATTCAACAATTAATTGATGATATATATACATCAAATGACAGTTATTTTTTAGGAACTTTAATTGTTAATCAAAAAGATACGGATATTTATGAAGTAATTGATGGACAGCAGCGCCTTACTACCTTGTATTTATTAGAAAAATATTTAGAGATAAATATATTAAAAGATTCATTATATTTTGAGGCTAGAGAAAAATCAAATCGAACACTTTCAATTATCGGAACAGAAGAAATGAATAATGTACTAGAAGAATTGCAATCGGAAGAGCTGATGCGCGGTTTTGATATTATTAAAGATTACTTTAATAGTAGTAAGATTGATCCGAGTAGCTTCAAGCAAAAACTGTCTAACGTACAATTAATTCGAATACAAGTTCCGCAAGATATAGATTTAAATCATTATTTTGAAATTATGAATACTCGTGGAGAACAGCTAGAGTTTCATGAAATAGCCAAAGCCAAGTTATTAAGTAAGTTGAAAACAAAAGAGGATAAGAAAGCTGGCTCACTTATTTGGGATGCTTGCGCTAACATGGACAGCTATATACAAATGAATTTTGATTTAAAAACGAGAGCTGAACTTTTTTTAAGAGATTGGACTATGTTGGATTTACAAATTGATACCTTTGACAAAGCTCGGGATAAAATGCTTACTAAACAAGCGGATTTAACAACTGAAGGTACCAAGACATTGTTGGAAATTCTAACTGATGGTAAACTTACCAAAAACGAAGATTCACAGACATTTGAAGAAAATGAGCGATTTGAATCGATTATCTCATTTCCTAATTTTATTTTACAAGTAAATAAGGTAATTTCAAAAGATGCGGAAGACGAGTCTATGCTGGATGATAAGAATTTTCTAGTGAACCTAAGAAATAACTGGGATAGTGAAGAGAATTCCAAACACTTTTTATTTAGTTTATTAAAATGTAGGGTCTTATTTGACCGATTTATTATTAAGAGGGAATTTGTAAAAGACTATAAAGAACAGGGGAAATGGTCGTTGCAACGGCTTAAATCCTATAAAGATGGAAATCGGAGTTGGAGACCTACCTATGTTGGGACTTTTAATGGAGAAGATAATAAAAATAAGCACCTAAGAACCTTACAATCTTGCTTACGTATTACGTACACTTCACCAAAAACGATGCATTGGATTTCATTGGCATTAAAAGATGTAATGGATGATAAGGGTAGTAATCTAATTGAAATATTAGAGAAGTACTGTAAAGATAAAATAAAATCATCTAAGTATGAAAGTGCAAGTGGATTTAATTTTGAGCGAATTGTGTTTACTTATTTAGATTATGTTCTATATAGAGATGGCTATTCGTATAAAAAAAAGCTAATAATTTCACCATTCAAAGATGACTGGCAATTTCAATTTAGAAATTCTATCGAACATTTTCACCCACAGAATCCGGTAGAAGGAGAACGAACTTTAAAATGGGGACAAAATGATTTGAATGCTTTTGGGAATTTGGCTTTGATTACGGTTTCTGGAAATTCGAAGTTCTCAAACTTACTACCAAATTCAAAAGTAAATTCGTATTCTAGTGTTATACAGCAAAGTCTTAAGTTAAAAATCATGGATCAAATGATGATTTTAAATGGTGGCAAATGGGATCAGGAAGTTTCAGAAAAACATAAGGATGAAATGTTTAATATCTTAAGTAATGAACTTTCAAAGTAA
- a CDS encoding DUF262 domain-containing protein produces MGLIQNELSIVTAKELFSLKLAIPEYQRPYSWSIASTNTLFMDTYNAYCQGLEEYRLGSVILHKEGETYYIVDGQQRLTTLSILLYCLDEKEKGLLNERYSSLSTNAILHNLDILFRKVADLQENERTDYMSYLLQKCSIVKIVTDEEQEAFQFFDSQNSRGKELAPHDLLKSYHLREMNTADEGLKIKAINEWENKNQQKLEELFKLYLYPLTQWYKWKDGLDYSSKKIAAFKGVKNNYIYNYAVYHKATNLYVEQMNSNGSMEIFATKTLNQFQLIQPVIAGRRFFAYTLHYASLLEKIQKRIFDFHKDSDEIPDKRSGDMYIKQLYENTLLFFADRFGEAELTDTVLNQIYTWCYSLRVIMKSVYPESTNKYAIGYHERINYDMDLFTKISEMQEPDELNFIIFERVDVTRVIDKEKYAKVWNRLQRINGW; encoded by the coding sequence ATGGGGTTGATTCAAAATGAATTATCAATTGTTACTGCAAAAGAATTATTTAGTTTAAAGTTAGCTATTCCAGAGTATCAAAGGCCTTATAGTTGGAGTATAGCTTCAACCAATACGTTGTTTATGGATACTTATAATGCGTATTGTCAGGGACTTGAAGAATATAGACTAGGATCAGTTATCCTCCATAAGGAGGGTGAAACTTATTATATTGTGGATGGGCAACAACGTCTCACAACATTATCGATTTTACTTTATTGTCTTGACGAGAAGGAAAAAGGCTTGCTCAATGAACGGTATAGTTCGCTTTCAACAAATGCAATTTTGCATAACTTAGACATCCTTTTTAGAAAAGTTGCCGATTTGCAAGAAAATGAACGCACAGATTACATGTCGTATCTGCTTCAAAAATGTTCAATCGTAAAAATCGTAACAGATGAGGAACAAGAAGCCTTTCAATTTTTTGATTCACAAAATTCACGAGGTAAAGAATTAGCGCCACACGATTTACTAAAGTCCTATCATTTAAGAGAGATGAATACTGCTGATGAAGGTTTAAAAATAAAGGCTATTAACGAGTGGGAAAATAAAAACCAACAAAAGTTGGAAGAGTTATTTAAGTTGTACCTCTATCCATTAACACAATGGTATAAATGGAAAGACGGTTTAGATTACTCAAGTAAGAAAATCGCAGCATTCAAAGGTGTAAAAAACAACTATATTTACAATTATGCAGTTTATCATAAAGCAACGAATCTTTACGTAGAACAAATGAATAGTAATGGAAGTATGGAAATATTTGCGACGAAAACGTTGAACCAATTTCAATTAATCCAACCGGTCATTGCAGGGAGAAGGTTTTTTGCATATACACTTCATTACGCTAGTTTACTTGAGAAGATTCAAAAAAGAATTTTTGATTTTCATAAAGACTCAGATGAAATTCCTGATAAGCGGTCTGGGGACATGTACATAAAGCAACTTTATGAAAATACACTGTTGTTTTTTGCAGATAGATTTGGTGAAGCTGAATTAACGGATACAGTGTTAAATCAAATATATACTTGGTGTTATTCACTTAGAGTAATAATGAAATCTGTATATCCAGAATCTACAAATAAATATGCTATTGGATATCACGAAAGAATTAACTATGACATGGATCTCTTCACTAAAATAAGTGAGATGCAAGAACCAGATGAATTAAATTTCATTATATTTGAACGAGTAGACGTGACGAGGGTAATTGATAAAGAAAAATATGCAAAAGTATGGAATCGATTACAAAGGATAAATGGGTGGTAG
- the rlmD gene encoding 23S rRNA (uracil(1939)-C(5))-methyltransferase RlmD, with protein MTAPITKNDRTTVYIEDLTHDGNGVAKIDGYPLFIQGALPGETVEIHVLKTLKNYGFAKVVEILEPSSDRVEAPCVYFSQCGGCQVQHLSYEGQLKWKQNMVANVMKRLGKIDAPVLPVKGMDNPWNYRNKAQIPFAQNEAGEAIAGFYKTKSHNIVDMERCLIQTGEADAIMGQLKDELATLGIRTYNEKSHQGMLRHVVVRKGRATNEVMVVLVTKSRKFPQAQAAVEKIRELVPNVTSIVQNVNGDKTNVIFGNETVTLWGKDAIEDTIGNVRFEISARSFYQVNPEQTEVLYKQALDYAQLTGTETVIDAYCGIGSISLFLAQQAKLVMGVEIVPQAIEDAKRNAELNGFTNTYFEAGPAEEVIPRWYAEGKEADVLVVDPPRKGCDEALLNTIIEQKPKRVVYVSCNPGTLARDLRILEDGGYKTQEVQPVDMFPHTTHCEAVAWLELG; from the coding sequence ATGACTGCACCAATTACTAAAAATGATCGTACAACAGTTTATATAGAGGATTTAACACATGACGGAAACGGAGTCGCAAAAATAGATGGCTATCCGTTATTTATCCAAGGCGCATTGCCAGGGGAAACAGTAGAAATCCACGTTTTAAAAACATTGAAAAATTATGGTTTCGCTAAAGTAGTGGAAATCCTTGAGCCATCGTCAGACCGTGTTGAAGCACCATGTGTGTATTTTTCTCAGTGTGGTGGCTGCCAAGTACAACATCTTTCATACGAGGGCCAGTTAAAATGGAAGCAAAACATGGTGGCAAATGTCATGAAACGTCTAGGTAAAATCGACGCACCTGTACTTCCTGTAAAAGGTATGGACAATCCGTGGAACTACCGCAATAAAGCGCAAATCCCGTTCGCACAAAATGAAGCAGGGGAAGCAATTGCCGGTTTCTACAAAACAAAGTCACATAATATTGTTGATATGGAGCGCTGTTTAATTCAAACAGGCGAAGCAGATGCGATTATGGGTCAATTAAAGGATGAATTAGCTACACTAGGGATTCGTACGTATAATGAAAAATCTCATCAAGGGATGCTACGTCACGTTGTAGTGCGTAAAGGCCGTGCAACAAATGAAGTGATGGTCGTGCTCGTCACAAAATCACGTAAGTTCCCACAAGCACAAGCGGCTGTTGAGAAAATACGCGAGCTTGTACCGAATGTGACGTCAATCGTGCAAAACGTCAACGGTGACAAAACAAACGTTATTTTTGGCAACGAGACAGTGACACTTTGGGGTAAGGATGCTATTGAAGACACAATTGGCAATGTACGCTTTGAAATTTCAGCGCGCTCGTTTTATCAGGTCAACCCTGAGCAAACAGAAGTGCTTTATAAACAAGCGCTTGATTATGCACAGCTAACAGGTACAGAAACAGTCATCGATGCGTATTGCGGCATTGGCTCGATTTCATTATTCCTAGCGCAACAAGCAAAGCTAGTCATGGGGGTTGAAATTGTACCTCAAGCAATTGAAGATGCAAAACGTAACGCCGAACTAAACGGCTTTACGAACACATATTTCGAGGCAGGACCGGCAGAAGAAGTCATCCCGCGTTGGTACGCAGAAGGGAAAGAAGCAGACGTTTTAGTAGTTGACCCACCGCGTAAAGGCTGTGATGAAGCACTACTAAATACAATTATCGAACAAAAACCAAAACGCGTTGTTTACGTCTCATGTAACCCAGGCACACTCGCCCGCGATCTACGTATTTTAGAGGACGGCGGTTATAAAACGCAGGAAGTGCAGCCGGTAGACATGTTCCCGCACACGACACATTGTGAAGCTGTCGCGTGGTTGGAATTAGGATAA
- the cydS gene encoding cytochrome bd oxidase small subunit CydS, whose amino-acid sequence MKTFLIFIAPFILVVLSIIVAFYTAPLDKLVKKK is encoded by the coding sequence TTGAAGACATTTCTCATCTTCATCGCCCCGTTTATTTTAGTTGTTTTATCGATTATTGTGGCTTTTTATACTGCACCACTAGATAAGTTAGTAAAGAAGAAATGA
- a CDS encoding cytochrome d ubiquinol oxidase subunit II: MSLEILGIVVLWAFLFGYVIVASIDFGSGFFNAYSVLTNRSDILSKIIKRYLSPVWEVTNVFLVFFFVGMVGFFPQTAFYYGTTLLVPVSISLLLLSIRGAYYAFEAYGTTGHKGYVTAYGIAGLLIPASLSVVFTISEGGFVNMVNGQPQLDYTALFQSPLTWSIVVLSIVAVLYISSIFLTWYAWKANDLRASDLMRRYALIWAAPLVIAAAGIIVEFKGHNPVRFQNMVDLWWMFGISAVIFLFTIGLIWKRKKYGLAVILLFSQFAFAFFAYGISHYPYLLYPYLTIHDSFTNKAMAIALVIAFVLGACLLIPSLYLLFKLFLFNKEYVSGSSEDHV, translated from the coding sequence ATGAGTTTAGAAATTCTCGGCATTGTAGTATTATGGGCATTTCTGTTTGGGTATGTCATTGTGGCTTCGATTGATTTTGGTTCAGGCTTCTTTAATGCATATAGTGTACTGACCAATCGTTCGGATATTTTAAGCAAAATAATAAAACGCTATTTATCTCCAGTATGGGAAGTAACGAATGTATTTCTTGTATTCTTCTTTGTTGGAATGGTGGGATTCTTCCCACAAACCGCCTTTTATTATGGGACCACTTTACTCGTGCCGGTAAGTATATCACTACTCCTACTATCAATTCGTGGTGCTTATTACGCGTTTGAAGCATACGGCACAACTGGACACAAGGGTTATGTAACGGCTTACGGTATTGCAGGACTCCTCATTCCAGCTTCCTTGTCAGTGGTCTTTACAATTTCTGAAGGTGGCTTTGTCAACATGGTAAATGGGCAGCCACAGCTAGATTATACAGCGCTATTTCAAAGCCCGTTAACATGGAGTATCGTTGTGCTGAGTATTGTTGCCGTGTTGTATATTTCGTCTATTTTTTTAACATGGTATGCATGGAAAGCAAATGATTTACGGGCTTCTGATTTGATGAGAAGATACGCGCTGATATGGGCAGCTCCGCTTGTAATAGCGGCAGCGGGTATTATTGTGGAATTCAAAGGGCATAACCCCGTGCGCTTTCAAAATATGGTCGACTTGTGGTGGATGTTTGGAATATCTGCGGTAATATTCCTTTTTACAATAGGTCTCATTTGGAAGAGAAAAAAATACGGGTTAGCAGTTATTTTACTCTTTAGCCAATTTGCTTTTGCGTTTTTCGCTTACGGCATTTCACATTATCCGTATTTACTTTACCCGTATTTAACCATTCATGACAGCTTTACGAATAAAGCGATGGCGATTGCGCTTGTCATTGCTTTTGTACTAGGGGCGTGTCTTCTAATCCCATCGCTTTATTTATTGTTTAAGTTGTTCCTGTTTAATAAAGAATACGTATCAGGTTCAAGTGAAGATCATGTTTAG
- a CDS encoding cytochrome ubiquinol oxidase subunit I — MINESAVFWSRVLTEITLSFHIIYATIGVGIPLMIMIAQWVGYKSGDEHYILLARRWARGFVITVAVGVVTGTAIGLQLSLLWPNFMQLAGQIIALPLFLETFAFFFEAIFLGIYLYTWDRFDSQKKHMLLLIPVAIGASMSAVFITIVNAFMNSPQGFDVVNGQLVNIQPLLAMFNPAMPTKVAHVLTTAYMTSAFVLASIAGYRILRGSDHIYHKKALYLLMKLGFIFSVATIGVGDFSGKYLAEYQPEKLAAAEWHFETEAGASLVLFGILEDGKVKYSIKIPWGLSILAHNNPNAEVIGLDQFPEDEIPPLYIHYLFNIMVFIGIFMTALTLVYLVAKWRGWVFVQSKWYNWLIVAGGPLSIIAIETGWWLAEVGRQPWILRGIMRTEEGATTSDGVDMMLILFCLLYILLAIGSILALHRMFKENSIEREIADRTAAKGGDLV; from the coding sequence TTGATAAATGAATCCGCAGTATTTTGGAGTCGCGTACTAACAGAGATTACGTTATCTTTTCATATTATTTATGCAACAATTGGGGTCGGTATACCGCTCATGATTATGATTGCACAGTGGGTAGGCTATAAAAGTGGCGATGAGCATTATATTTTATTGGCAAGACGTTGGGCGCGCGGCTTTGTCATTACCGTAGCAGTTGGTGTTGTCACCGGTACAGCAATTGGCCTTCAACTTTCCCTTTTGTGGCCGAATTTTATGCAACTAGCCGGGCAAATCATTGCGCTACCACTATTTTTGGAAACGTTCGCCTTCTTTTTTGAAGCTATTTTTTTAGGCATTTATTTATACACATGGGATCGCTTTGATAGCCAGAAAAAGCATATGCTCTTACTCATTCCAGTAGCAATTGGTGCATCGATGTCCGCAGTATTTATTACCATTGTGAACGCCTTTATGAATTCGCCGCAAGGGTTTGACGTAGTGAATGGACAGCTTGTGAATATCCAACCACTATTAGCGATGTTTAATCCTGCAATGCCAACAAAGGTTGCACATGTATTAACAACAGCGTATATGACATCCGCTTTTGTATTAGCTTCTATTGCAGGCTATCGCATACTACGTGGATCGGACCATATTTATCATAAGAAGGCATTATATTTATTAATGAAGCTCGGGTTCATCTTCTCTGTGGCAACAATTGGAGTTGGTGATTTTTCGGGAAAATACTTAGCAGAGTATCAGCCAGAGAAACTTGCCGCAGCGGAGTGGCATTTTGAAACAGAGGCAGGTGCATCACTTGTTTTATTTGGAATATTAGAGGACGGAAAAGTAAAATATTCGATTAAAATTCCTTGGGGGCTAAGTATTTTAGCGCATAATAATCCTAATGCTGAGGTAATTGGGCTAGATCAGTTCCCAGAGGATGAAATTCCACCGCTATATATCCATTATTTATTTAATATCATGGTGTTTATTGGTATTTTTATGACCGCATTGACTTTGGTTTACTTAGTTGCGAAATGGCGTGGTTGGGTATTTGTTCAGTCTAAATGGTATAACTGGCTGATTGTTGCCGGGGGACCGTTATCCATTATTGCAATAGAGACGGGTTGGTGGCTTGCAGAAGTAGGAAGGCAGCCATGGATACTGCGCGGCATTATGCGAACAGAAGAAGGAGCGACAACAAGTGATGGTGTTGATATGATGCTTATCTTATTTTGCTTACTTTATATTTTGCTCGCAATTGGTAGTATTTTAGCGCTTCACCGCATGTTCAAGGAAAATTCAATTGAGCGGGAAATTGCAGATCGTACAGCAGCGAAGGGCGGTGATTTGGTATGA
- a CDS encoding diacylglycerol kinase: MKRARIIYNPTSGREVFKKHLPEVLEKLEIAGYETSCHATTCAGDAENAAKIAVEREFDIVIAVGGDGTLNEVVAGISQYEKRPKLGLIPMGTTNDFARAVHIPRKIEEAVDIITKGDTIPVDVGLLNDNRYFINIAAGGRITELTYEVPSKMKTVLGQLAYYLKGIEMIPSIKATHMRIEIDDEIFDGNAMMFLCGLTNSVGGFEKIAPDASINDGLFTVMVLKECSIADFVRIASLTLRGEHLNDERVIYRKASRVFVTSDEEVHLNLDGEYGGDAPAIFQNLKRHIEVFVPIDDIREEDRI, translated from the coding sequence ATGAAAAGAGCGCGAATTATTTACAACCCTACGTCTGGACGAGAGGTGTTTAAAAAGCATTTACCAGAAGTACTCGAAAAGCTAGAGATTGCAGGCTATGAAACGTCTTGTCACGCCACAACTTGCGCGGGTGACGCGGAAAATGCAGCGAAAATTGCAGTAGAACGCGAATTTGATATTGTTATTGCTGTTGGAGGCGATGGAACATTAAATGAAGTCGTTGCCGGTATTAGCCAGTACGAAAAGCGACCAAAGCTAGGCTTAATTCCAATGGGGACAACGAATGATTTTGCACGTGCAGTGCATATTCCACGTAAAATTGAGGAAGCGGTGGACATTATTACGAAAGGCGACACGATTCCTGTTGATGTCGGCCTATTAAATGACAACCGTTACTTTATTAATATTGCGGCGGGTGGTCGTATTACGGAGTTAACGTATGAGGTACCCAGTAAGATGAAAACGGTACTTGGTCAGCTTGCCTATTATTTAAAAGGGATTGAAATGATTCCATCAATTAAAGCAACGCATATGAGAATTGAAATAGACGATGAGATCTTTGATGGTAATGCAATGATGTTTTTATGTGGCCTGACAAACTCTGTGGGCGGCTTTGAAAAAATTGCACCAGATGCATCGATTAATGATGGGCTGTTCACCGTAATGGTATTAAAAGAATGCTCCATTGCAGATTTTGTTCGCATTGCCTCCCTTACATTACGAGGCGAGCATTTAAATGATGAGCGAGTGATTTACCGCAAAGCAAGCCGAGTCTTTGTGACGTCAGATGAAGAAGTTCATTTAAATCTAGACGGCGAATACGGCGGCGATGCACCAGCTATTTTCCAAAACTTAAAACGACATATAGAAGTATTCGTACCAATTGACGATATTCGTGAAGAGGACCGAATATAA
- a CDS encoding thioredoxin family protein: MKTEQQYFEQGQLMADYMDGMSQLKEQSFAIYKGFEVPAGDAFIEELTAKNIHILAITEDWCGDAMINNPIIRKTAEAADLEVRTVLRDADTDLIDRYLTNGGRAIPIYLLLNEAGEVVGQWGPRAPQLQEFVMDMRANLPDKEDASFEEAQKAMYDNMRKQYVENPQLWSYVYEDFKAKVNTALKR, encoded by the coding sequence ATGAAAACAGAACAACAATATTTTGAGCAAGGCCAGTTAATGGCTGACTATATGGACGGCATGTCTCAATTAAAAGAACAAAGCTTTGCTATTTATAAAGGCTTCGAAGTGCCAGCAGGGGACGCGTTTATTGAAGAGCTAACGGCAAAAAACATCCACATTTTAGCGATTACGGAAGACTGGTGCGGCGATGCAATGATTAACAATCCAATTATCCGTAAAACTGCAGAAGCAGCTGATTTAGAAGTGCGAACAGTGCTTCGTGATGCAGATACAGACTTAATCGACCGCTATTTAACAAATGGTGGACGTGCTATTCCGATTTATCTTCTTTTAAATGAAGCAGGGGAAGTCGTTGGTCAGTGGGGTCCTCGTGCACCGCAACTACAAGAATTTGTAATGGACATGCGTGCAAACTTACCTGATAAAGAAGACGCATCATTTGAAGAAGCGCAAAAAGCGATGTATGATAATATGCGTAAACAATACGTAGAGAATCCACAACTATGGTCTTACGTTTATGAAGATTTTAAAGCAAAAGTAAATACTGCATTAAAAAGATAA
- the pruA gene encoding L-glutamate gamma-semialdehyde dehydrogenase, giving the protein MINYKHEPFTDFSVEENKQAYTEALAKVEQQLGADYPLIIGGERITTADKINSYNPANKAQLIGRVSKADQELAEKAMQAANETFKTWKKVKPEVRADVLFKAATIIRRRKHEFSALLTKEAGKSWNEADVETAEAIDFLEYYGRQMLRLKDGQPVESRPDEYNRYDYIPLGIGIVISPWNFPFAIMAGTTVAAVVTGNTVLLKPASTTPVIAYKFIEVLEEAGLPAGVVNFVPGNGAEVGDYLVDHPLTRFISFTGSRDVGLRINKRASVLNDGQIWIKRVIAEMGGKDTIVVDKEADLELAAQSIVKSSFGFAGQKCSACSRVVIVKDVYDEVVARVTELTKELTVGDPTNPSHFLNSVIDQNAFKKISEYIEIGKGEGRLVAGGTADDSVGYFVQPTVFVDVEPSARIMKEEIFGPVVAIAKADSFEEAISIANDTEYGLTGAVITKNRLNLEYAREEFHVGNLYFNRGCTGAIVGYQPFGGFNMSGTDSKAGGPDYLQLHLQAKTTSEMF; this is encoded by the coding sequence ATGATTAACTATAAACATGAGCCATTTACAGATTTTAGTGTGGAAGAGAATAAACAAGCGTATACAGAGGCATTAGCAAAGGTGGAGCAACAATTAGGTGCTGATTATCCACTAATTATTGGTGGTGAACGCATCACTACAGCAGACAAAATAAATTCTTATAACCCAGCAAACAAAGCGCAATTAATCGGTCGCGTATCAAAAGCGGATCAAGAACTAGCTGAAAAAGCAATGCAAGCTGCGAATGAAACATTTAAAACATGGAAAAAAGTAAAACCGGAAGTACGTGCAGATGTATTATTTAAAGCGGCAACAATTATTCGCCGTCGCAAGCATGAATTCTCAGCTCTATTAACAAAAGAAGCTGGTAAGTCTTGGAACGAAGCAGATGTTGAAACAGCGGAAGCAATCGATTTCTTAGAATATTATGGTCGCCAAATGTTGCGTTTAAAAGATGGCCAACCTGTTGAAAGTCGCCCTGATGAATACAACCGTTATGACTACATCCCATTAGGTATCGGTATTGTGATCTCACCATGGAATTTCCCGTTTGCCATTATGGCAGGAACAACGGTAGCGGCAGTTGTTACGGGCAATACCGTATTATTAAAGCCAGCATCTACAACACCTGTTATTGCATATAAATTTATCGAAGTGCTAGAAGAAGCCGGTCTTCCAGCAGGGGTAGTCAATTTTGTACCTGGAAATGGTGCGGAGGTAGGGGACTATTTAGTTGATCATCCACTAACACGCTTCATTAGTTTCACTGGTTCACGTGATGTCGGACTACGTATTAACAAGCGTGCGTCTGTGTTAAACGATGGCCAAATTTGGATTAAGCGTGTCATTGCTGAAATGGGTGGAAAAGACACGATTGTTGTTGATAAAGAAGCGGATTTAGAATTAGCTGCACAATCAATTGTGAAATCTTCATTCGGCTTTGCAGGTCAAAAATGTTCTGCCTGTTCACGCGTAGTCATCGTAAAAGATGTGTACGATGAAGTGGTAGCTCGCGTAACAGAGCTTACAAAGGAGTTAACAGTTGGAGACCCAACAAATCCATCACACTTCTTAAACTCAGTAATCGATCAAAATGCATTCAAGAAAATTTCTGAGTACATTGAAATCGGTAAAGGAGAAGGGCGTCTTGTAGCAGGGGGAACAGCGGATGATTCAGTTGGTTATTTCGTACAACCAACAGTTTTCGTCGATGTAGAACCATCAGCGCGCATTATGAAAGAAGAAATTTTCGGACCAGTCGTAGCCATTGCAAAAGCAGATTCATTTGAAGAGGCAATCTCGATTGCAAATGACACAGAGTACGGGTTAACAGGGGCTGTTATTACAAAAAATCGTCTGAATTTAGAATATGCGCGCGAAGAATTCCACGTAGGAAACCTTTACTTCAACCGTGGATGTACAGGTGCAATCGTAGGTTACCAACCATTTGGTGGATTCAATATGTCAGGCACCGATTCAAAAGCTGGTGGTCCTGATTACTTACAACTGCATTTACAAGCAAAAACAACTTCTGAAATGTTTTAA